One Pleurocapsa sp. PCC 7327 DNA segment encodes these proteins:
- the ftsH2 gene encoding ATP-dependent zinc metalloprotease FtsH2, which translates to MKISWRTILLWTLPALVIGFFLWQGTFVPVAGNAGTNTASTRMTYGRFLEYLDAGRVISVDLYEGGRTAIVQAVDPDLENRVQRMRVDLPANSPELISKLREANISLDAHPIRNDGAFWGFLGNLLFPILLIAALFFLFRRSSNIPGGPGQAMNFGKSRARFQMEAKTGVTFDDVAGIDEAKEELQEIVTFLKQPEKFTAVGARIPKGVLLVGPPGTGKTLLAKAIAGEAGVPFFSISGSEFVEMFVGVGASRVRDLFKKAKENAPCLIFIDEIDAVGRQRGAGIGGGNDEREQTLNQLLTEMDGFEGNTGIIVIAATNRPDVLDSALMRPGRFDRQTIVDAPDFKGRLAILEVHARNKKLAPEVSLEGIARRTPGFSGADLANLLNEAAILTARRRKEAITMLEIDDAVDRVVAGMEGTPLVDSKSKRLIAYHEVGHAIVGTLVEAHDPVQKVTLIPRGQAQGLTWFMPSEEQGLIAKSQLMARIAGAMGGRAAEEEIFGYDEVTTGAGGDLQQVTELARQMVTRFGMSDLGPLSLEGQEGEVFLGGGLMTRAEYSEEVAARIDKQVREIAEQGHNLARQIIRDNREVIDRLVDLLIDKETIDGEEFRQIVAEYTRVPEKERFVPQL; encoded by the coding sequence ATGAAAATTTCTTGGAGAACGATACTACTTTGGACGCTACCTGCTCTGGTTATTGGGTTCTTTCTCTGGCAAGGAACCTTCGTTCCAGTTGCGGGAAACGCGGGCACTAATACGGCAAGTACCCGCATGACATATGGTCGTTTTTTGGAATATCTGGACGCGGGTAGAGTCATCAGCGTAGACCTTTATGAAGGAGGTCGGACAGCGATCGTCCAAGCAGTTGATCCGGACTTGGAAAATCGCGTGCAACGGATGCGCGTAGATTTACCAGCCAATTCGCCAGAATTAATCTCTAAGCTTAGAGAAGCTAATATTAGCCTTGACGCTCATCCAATCCGCAATGATGGAGCATTTTGGGGATTTTTAGGCAATTTGCTTTTTCCCATCCTCTTGATCGCGGCATTATTTTTCCTCTTCCGCCGTTCTAGCAATATTCCAGGCGGTCCCGGTCAGGCGATGAACTTTGGCAAATCTCGCGCTCGTTTCCAAATGGAGGCTAAAACTGGAGTAACCTTCGATGACGTAGCTGGAATTGACGAAGCCAAAGAAGAATTACAAGAAATCGTCACTTTCCTTAAACAACCGGAAAAATTTACGGCTGTTGGGGCGCGAATTCCCAAAGGCGTGCTATTAGTCGGTCCTCCAGGAACGGGAAAAACATTACTAGCAAAAGCGATCGCGGGTGAAGCAGGCGTTCCCTTTTTCAGCATCTCTGGCTCGGAATTTGTCGAGATGTTTGTAGGTGTGGGCGCTTCCCGCGTGCGCGATTTGTTTAAAAAAGCCAAAGAAAATGCTCCCTGTTTGATCTTTATCGATGAAATCGATGCCGTCGGTCGTCAGCGTGGTGCGGGAATCGGCGGCGGAAACGACGAACGAGAGCAAACCCTCAACCAACTCCTGACAGAAATGGATGGATTTGAGGGCAATACGGGCATCATCGTCATCGCCGCTACCAACCGTCCCGACGTACTAGACTCTGCTCTCATGCGTCCCGGACGCTTTGACAGGCAAACGATTGTAGATGCGCCCGATTTTAAAGGTCGTTTGGCAATCTTAGAAGTCCACGCTCGCAATAAAAAACTCGCGCCCGAAGTATCTTTAGAAGGAATCGCACGTCGAACTCCCGGATTTAGCGGTGCCGATTTGGCAAACTTGCTCAACGAAGCCGCTATCTTAACCGCCCGTCGCCGTAAAGAAGCTATTACGATGTTAGAGATTGACGATGCAGTCGATCGCGTCGTGGCAGGAATGGAGGGAACTCCTCTAGTTGACAGCAAAAGCAAGCGATTAATTGCCTATCACGAAGTCGGTCACGCGATCGTCGGTACTTTGGTCGAGGCTCACGATCCCGTACAGAAAGTGACCTTGATCCCGCGAGGACAAGCTCAAGGATTGACTTGGTTTATGCCGAGCGAAGAACAAGGTTTGATAGCCAAATCGCAACTGATGGCGCGGATTGCTGGGGCTATGGGCGGTCGTGCTGCCGAAGAAGAAATCTTTGGATACGACGAGGTGACTACGGGTGCAGGCGGCGACTTACAACAAGTGACCGAACTGGCGCGACAAATGGTGACTCGTTTCGGCATGAGCGATTTAGGACCTTTGTCCCTTGAAGGACAAGAAGGAGAGGTATTCTTAGGAGGCGGTTTAATGACCCGTGCTGAATATTCCGAAGAAGTTGCCGCTCGCATTGACAAACAAGTACGAGAGATCGCAGAACAAGGTCACAACCTTGCTCGGCAAATTATTCGAGACAATCGCGAGGTCATCGATCGCTTGGTCGATCTGTTGATTGACAAAGAAACCATTGACGGCGAAGAGTTTCGTCAAATCGTAGCCGAGTACACGCGAGTTCCTGAAAAAGAGCGCTTTGTGCCGCAACTTTAA
- the ureA gene encoding urease subunit gamma has product MQLTPQEKDKLLIFTAALLAERRKARGIKLNYPEAVAFISAAILEGAREGRTVAELMSYGTTLLTRDDVMEGIPEMLHEVQVEATFPDGTKLVTVHDPIR; this is encoded by the coding sequence ATGCAACTAACTCCCCAAGAAAAGGACAAATTATTAATCTTTACAGCAGCACTCCTGGCAGAAAGACGCAAGGCAAGAGGAATAAAACTAAATTATCCAGAGGCGGTCGCCTTTATCTCTGCTGCCATTTTAGAAGGTGCGAGAGAAGGACGCACAGTCGCTGAATTAATGAGTTACGGAACAACCTTATTAACGCGAGACGACGTCATGGAAGGTATTCCAGAAATGCTGCACGAGGTACAAGTCGAAGCCACGTTTCCTGATGGAACAAAGTTAGTTACAGTACACGATCCCATTCGTTGA
- a CDS encoding lipopolysaccharide assembly protein LapA domain-containing protein produces MKTFTSLLTSIVMAAWVGAIAVFSIQNIEAVSLKFLTFASIQIPVGVLLSFCLGAGMILGAIVPLLLPQPKRNKRGRLVEDDLEEFEF; encoded by the coding sequence ATGAAAACTTTTACATCCTTGCTAACTTCTATCGTCATGGCTGCTTGGGTTGGGGCGATCGCTGTGTTCTCAATCCAAAATATCGAGGCAGTTTCCCTGAAATTCCTGACCTTTGCATCGATTCAGATTCCTGTGGGAGTTTTGTTATCTTTTTGCCTGGGAGCTGGTATGATTCTGGGCGCGATCGTACCTTTGCTTCTGCCGCAACCAAAAAGAAACAAGCGCGGACGATTGGTAGAGGATGACCTAGAAGAATTTGAATTTTAG
- the pgeF gene encoding peptidoglycan editing factor PgeF: MVVSAIPETQTQAPTWQWQNWNGLPYLTCSLLRDWQHGFFTQQFYPSAPETLAEVLNPDAKVYRVKQVHGNRVLTAGEIEQEIREQKLEDSENRFPPADGILSDRLQQAIWVASADCTPVLIGDGQTGMVSAIHAGWRGTAQRIVPEAIARFVEYGSALENLRIALGPAIAGVVYQVSEQVAAEVGTSLISKELADTPEAILAALKSIPDPPILDDPHPGRVRLDVRRVNYLQLIELGIRPEQIAIAPQCTYQHPEYFFSYRRTKAKKVQWSGIVSNTDSLKSGNR, encoded by the coding sequence ATTGTGGTATCGGCAATTCCTGAAACTCAAACCCAGGCACCTACTTGGCAGTGGCAAAATTGGAACGGTTTGCCTTATTTAACCTGTAGTTTATTACGAGACTGGCAGCATGGATTTTTTACCCAACAATTTTATCCCAGTGCGCCAGAAACATTAGCAGAAGTCTTAAACCCCGATGCCAAAGTATATCGAGTTAAGCAAGTTCACGGAAACCGGGTGCTAACGGCGGGAGAAATCGAACAGGAAATTCGGGAACAAAAATTAGAAGATTCAGAAAATAGATTTCCTCCTGCCGATGGAATCTTAAGCGATCGTCTCCAGCAAGCCATTTGGGTGGCGAGCGCAGACTGTACGCCAGTGCTTATTGGCGACGGACAGACGGGTATGGTATCGGCAATTCATGCGGGTTGGCGGGGAACGGCACAGCGGATCGTGCCAGAAGCGATCGCTCGTTTTGTCGAATATGGAAGCGCTCTAGAAAACCTCCGCATTGCTCTCGGACCGGCGATCGCGGGTGTGGTTTACCAAGTCTCAGAACAGGTTGCCGCCGAGGTGGGAACAAGTTTGATTTCAAAAGAGCTTGCCGATACCCCAGAGGCAATTTTAGCGGCTCTCAAGAGCATTCCCGATCCGCCCATACTCGACGATCCCCATCCAGGTCGAGTGCGTTTAGACGTGCGCAGAGTCAATTATCTTCAGCTAATCGAACTGGGTATTCGTCCCGAACAGATCGCGATCGCGCCTCAGTGTACTTATCAGCACCCAGAATATTTCTTTTCCTATCGTCGAACCAAAGCAAAGAAAGTTCAATGGTCGGGAATTGTCAGTAATACCGATTCTCTAAAATCCGGCAACAGATAG
- the ilvN gene encoding acetolactate synthase small subunit: protein MKHTLSVLVEDEAGVLTRIAGLFARRGFNIESLAVGPAEQVGISRITMVVPGDERIIEQLTKQLYKLINVLKVQDITEIPCVERELMLVKVNATSSNRAEVIELAQVFRARIVDISEETLTVEVVGDPGKMVAIVQMLNKFGIREIARTGKIALIRESGVNTEYLKSLEAKV from the coding sequence ATGAAACACACACTTTCAGTTCTAGTTGAAGACGAAGCAGGGGTTTTGACCCGAATCGCTGGTTTATTTGCTCGCCGTGGTTTTAACATCGAAAGTTTAGCTGTAGGACCAGCAGAACAAGTTGGGATTTCTCGAATTACGATGGTGGTGCCGGGAGACGAGCGCATTATCGAGCAACTGACTAAGCAACTCTACAAGCTAATCAACGTCCTGAAAGTGCAAGATATTACAGAAATTCCCTGTGTAGAACGGGAATTGATGTTGGTAAAAGTGAATGCGACATCTTCTAATCGTGCGGAAGTGATTGAATTAGCGCAAGTCTTTCGCGCCCGCATCGTCGATATTTCTGAAGAGACTCTGACTGTAGAGGTTGTAGGCGATCCCGGAAAAATGGTTGCGATCGTACAGATGTTAAATAAATTTGGTATTAGAGAAATTGCCCGCACTGGAAAGATTGCCTTAATCCGTGAATCGGGAGTTAATACAGAGTATCTTAAATCTCTGGAAGCGAAAGTTTAG
- the recF gene encoding DNA replication/repair protein RecF: MYLKSLHLRAFRNYADQQVEFNAQKTILVGNNAQGKSNLLEAVELLSTLKSHRTSRDRDLILEGTMVGQILATLERNYGQSELAITLRSSGRRTLTRDGEPLRRQLDFLGVLNAVQFSSLDLELVRGAPECRRNWLDSLLVQLEPIYAYILHQYYQVLRQRNALLKDIRQKETAAQTQESQIAKIDRDFSQLELWDKQLAEIGSRVTRRRARVLERLAPLAQAWHENISGKTELLEIKYVPNIIWIEDNAASVQQAFLEKIEQRRIAEQQLGTTVVGPHRDEVEFMINQTPAKSYGSQGQQRTLVLALKLAELKLIEEVVGESPLLLLDDVLAELDPNRQNQLLDAIQGRFQTLITTTHLNSFDAQWLKSSQIFSVRAGKIINSVFS, encoded by the coding sequence ATGTATTTAAAAAGCCTACACCTGCGCGCATTCCGAAACTACGCAGACCAGCAGGTAGAATTTAACGCCCAAAAGACGATTTTGGTGGGAAATAATGCTCAGGGAAAGTCTAATCTACTCGAAGCAGTAGAATTGCTGTCAACTTTAAAAAGCCACCGAACTAGTCGCGATCGCGATTTGATTTTAGAAGGTACTATGGTAGGTCAAATTCTGGCTACTCTAGAACGCAATTATGGGCAGTCCGAACTAGCAATTACGTTGCGTTCTTCGGGACGGCGTACCTTAACACGCGATGGAGAACCTTTACGCCGCCAGCTCGATTTTTTAGGCGTTCTCAACGCAGTTCAGTTTTCTAGTCTAGATTTGGAGTTGGTACGAGGTGCCCCAGAATGCCGTCGCAATTGGTTAGATTCCCTTCTAGTTCAATTAGAGCCGATTTATGCTTATATTTTGCATCAGTATTACCAAGTTCTCAGACAGCGAAATGCGCTTTTAAAAGACATTCGACAAAAAGAAACTGCTGCACAAACGCAAGAGTCTCAAATAGCCAAAATTGACCGCGATTTTTCGCAATTGGAACTGTGGGATAAGCAATTGGCGGAGATAGGTTCGCGGGTGACGAGGCGACGCGCTAGAGTGCTAGAAAGACTTGCTCCTCTCGCTCAAGCTTGGCACGAGAATATTAGCGGTAAAACCGAACTTTTAGAGATTAAATACGTTCCCAATATTATTTGGATAGAGGACAATGCAGCAAGCGTGCAACAAGCTTTTCTAGAAAAAATCGAACAGCGTCGAATTGCAGAACAGCAATTAGGGACGACGGTAGTAGGTCCCCATCGGGATGAAGTGGAGTTTATGATTAATCAAACGCCAGCGAAATCTTATGGTTCTCAAGGACAGCAACGAACTTTAGTACTTGCCTTGAAACTGGCAGAGTTAAAACTGATTGAGGAAGTAGTCGGAGAATCGCCTTTGTTACTTTTGGATGACGTTTTAGCAGAACTCGATCCCAATCGTCAAAACCAATTGCTCGACGCAATTCAAGGTCGTTTCCAGACTCTGATTACTACGACTCATCTCAATTCTTTTGATGCTCAGTGGCTCAAGTCTTCTCAAATCTTTTCAGTTAGGGCAGGAAAGATTATAAACTCAGTTTTTTCTTAA
- a CDS encoding family 10 glycosylhydrolase: MTVPIASSSCWLARPLHAQITAYCQFSADAIAQKESLLASSLKGSANAQKEYQAIVQKHADWLRQCRANTWPQEQAIWLRLYPCDVRPGAIDAVLDRIVNRGYNAVYVETFGDSQVLLPPASNPTPWDPVVKARGAENVDLLAQTIEKGRARGLKVYAWLFTMNFGYAYAQRRDRQNVLARNGQGETSITVVDDQSQAFIDPYHPQAQEDYARVLVEILKRRPDGVLFDYVRYPRGTGERSVTNDVKDLWIFGEASRQALYNRAQNNKGRALIERYLDRGRISATDVAAVKKMYPDEGAPSWQGRTSSSESVQQLNWDLWQLSVAHAAQGVLDFVSLAAYYVERQGIPAGAVFFPEGNRVVGRGGYDSRLQAWDQFPASMEWHPMSYAICGNANCIVEQVKRVRSMAPSQTQVAPVLAGFWGRSYNNRPSLEEQMQGIRAALPQVNSVSHFAFPSIEPEFDRERRFCKLQ, encoded by the coding sequence ATGACAGTGCCCATTGCTAGTAGTAGCTGCTGGTTAGCTCGACCCCTTCACGCCCAAATAACCGCATACTGTCAATTTTCTGCCGACGCGATCGCTCAAAAGGAATCTCTCCTCGCCTCTTCTCTCAAAGGCAGTGCCAATGCCCAAAAAGAGTACCAAGCGATCGTGCAAAAACACGCCGATTGGTTGCGTCAGTGCCGCGCTAACACTTGGCCCCAAGAACAGGCAATTTGGTTGCGGCTCTATCCCTGCGACGTGCGTCCCGGCGCGATCGATGCCGTCTTAGACCGTATCGTCAACCGAGGCTACAACGCCGTTTACGTAGAAACCTTTGGCGACAGTCAAGTCTTGCTACCCCCTGCTAGCAATCCGACTCCTTGGGATCCCGTAGTCAAAGCACGCGGCGCAGAAAATGTCGATTTGTTGGCACAAACGATTGAAAAAGGGCGAGCAAGGGGGCTAAAAGTTTACGCTTGGTTGTTTACAATGAATTTTGGCTATGCTTACGCTCAGCGTCGCGATCGCCAAAACGTCCTTGCCCGCAACGGTCAGGGCGAAACTAGCATCACCGTAGTTGACGACCAATCGCAAGCTTTTATCGATCCCTATCATCCCCAAGCACAAGAAGACTACGCGCGGGTTCTTGTCGAAATTCTCAAAAGACGACCCGATGGCGTTTTATTCGATTACGTGCGCTATCCGCGCGGAACGGGAGAGCGATCGGTGACTAACGATGTCAAGGACTTGTGGATTTTCGGAGAAGCTTCTCGGCAAGCCCTCTACAATCGAGCACAAAACAATAAAGGTCGCGCTTTAATCGAGCGCTATTTAGATCGGGGCAGGATCTCTGCCACCGATGTCGCCGCTGTCAAGAAAATGTATCCCGATGAAGGCGCTCCTTCATGGCAAGGGCGTACCTCGTCTTCTGAGAGCGTCCAGCAATTAAATTGGGATTTGTGGCAGCTCAGCGTCGCTCATGCTGCTCAAGGCGTACTTGATTTTGTTTCTCTTGCTGCCTACTACGTCGAACGCCAAGGGATCCCCGCTGGAGCCGTGTTTTTCCCAGAGGGCAACCGAGTCGTCGGTCGAGGCGGATATGACTCTCGCTTGCAGGCGTGGGACCAATTTCCCGCATCTATGGAGTGGCACCCCATGTCCTATGCGATTTGCGGTAATGCCAATTGTATTGTCGAGCAAGTGAAACGAGTGCGGAGTATGGCTCCTTCTCAAACTCAAGTCGCTCCGGTGCTGGCAGGTTTCTGGGGGAGAAGCTACAATAACCGTCCTTCCCTGGAAGAGCAAATGCAAGGAATCCGTGCCGCATTGCCGCAAGTGAATTCCGTCAGTCATTTTGCCTTTCCCTCGATAGAGCCTGAATTCGATCGCGAACGCCGATTCTGTAAGTTGCAGTAA
- a CDS encoding RimK/LysX family protein: MKARKQLPVIGWREWIELPELGIEEIKAKIDTGARSSALHAMHVESFEQEGKEIVRFQVHPYQRDSYFTVSAQAQLLEWRQIRNSGGDTQLRPVIQTAIKLGGLQWSIELTLTNRDVMGFRMLLGREGVRRRFLVNPGRSYLLSHQLERQTKHFF; encoded by the coding sequence ATGAAAGCCAGGAAACAATTACCAGTAATTGGTTGGCGAGAATGGATCGAGCTACCAGAGTTGGGGATTGAGGAAATCAAAGCCAAAATCGATACGGGGGCACGTTCGTCGGCTTTACATGCCATGCATGTCGAATCATTTGAGCAAGAGGGTAAAGAGATTGTGCGCTTCCAAGTGCATCCCTATCAGCGAGATAGTTATTTTACCGTATCTGCCCAAGCGCAACTTTTGGAGTGGAGACAGATACGGAATTCTGGCGGAGATACTCAACTGCGACCCGTGATTCAAACAGCCATAAAATTGGGAGGGTTACAATGGTCGATCGAATTGACCTTAACCAATCGAGATGTTATGGGATTTCGTATGTTGTTGGGACGTGAGGGAGTGCGCAGGCGTTTTTTGGTCAATCCAGGTCGCTCCTATTTGCTAAGTCATCAACTGGAACGACAAACGAAACATTTCTTCTAA
- a CDS encoding DUF190 domain-containing protein — protein MKTLERLTIYVGESDRWHGKPVYLALVEKAQQRGLAGATVTRGVVGYGKRNHHSIHTARILELSSDLPMVITIIDTADAIAAFLPLVQEMVVGGIVVQETVSVPHHAPVSSDRDENYTKT, from the coding sequence ATGAAGACTTTAGAACGGCTGACGATTTATGTAGGCGAATCAGATCGGTGGCATGGAAAACCCGTATATCTTGCTTTAGTTGAAAAAGCCCAGCAGAGAGGACTCGCGGGAGCGACCGTCACTAGAGGAGTAGTCGGTTATGGAAAGCGAAACCATCACAGCATTCATACTGCCAGAATTTTAGAACTTTCCTCAGATTTGCCAATGGTAATAACAATTATCGATACTGCGGACGCGATCGCTGCTTTCCTTCCTTTAGTACAAGAAATGGTTGTGGGAGGAATTGTCGTTCAAGAAACAGTTAGTGTGCCTCACCATGCGCCTGTCTCTAGCGATCGTGACGAGAACTATACTAAAACATAA
- a CDS encoding alpha/beta fold hydrolase, with the protein MTALSKSSPTSANAIGGTVQQYSWNWQVQPVTVVYETLGQGMPVLLLPAFSTVSTRTEMAEIARSLASQFQVVALDWLGFGQSDRPPLDYQPSLYHKLLQDFVRSVFSTPVIVVSAGHAAGYALQLAKERPETISKLILVAPTWRGPLRAMGVPKAIAGGVRQLVRSPILGEILYQLNTTPSFLHFMYSQHVYVDSTRLTPEFIAEKRKITQQPGARFAPAAFVTGAIDPVETRSEFLADIQSLSIPILLILAEQAPPVSKGEMEAIARLSNVRTVRLPGTLGIHEENAASVAQAILSFV; encoded by the coding sequence ATGACAGCCTTATCAAAATCTTCCCCTACATCCGCTAATGCTATCGGCGGTACGGTGCAGCAATATTCTTGGAACTGGCAAGTACAGCCAGTAACGGTTGTTTATGAAACTCTCGGTCAGGGAATGCCAGTCCTGCTACTTCCTGCCTTTAGCACGGTTTCCACGCGCACGGAAATGGCAGAAATTGCGCGATCGCTGGCTTCCCAGTTTCAAGTTGTCGCCCTCGATTGGTTGGGATTCGGTCAATCGGATCGCCCGCCTTTAGATTATCAACCAAGCCTTTACCACAAATTGCTACAAGATTTTGTACGCTCCGTCTTCAGCACGCCCGTTATCGTCGTCTCGGCAGGTCATGCGGCGGGCTACGCCCTACAACTGGCAAAAGAACGCCCCGAAACGATATCCAAATTGATTTTAGTAGCTCCGACTTGGCGAGGTCCTTTGCGGGCGATGGGAGTGCCCAAGGCGATCGCGGGAGGGGTCAGACAATTAGTGCGATCGCCAATTCTGGGAGAAATTCTCTACCAACTCAACACGACCCCATCATTTCTCCATTTCATGTACAGTCAGCACGTTTATGTCGATTCGACTCGCCTCACCCCGGAATTCATCGCCGAGAAACGAAAAATTACTCAACAACCGGGCGCTCGATTTGCTCCGGCAGCGTTTGTTACCGGGGCGATCGATCCGGTTGAAACTCGCTCGGAGTTCCTAGCTGATATCCAATCGCTATCCATTCCCATTTTGCTAATTCTGGCAGAACAAGCGCCTCCCGTCTCGAAAGGAGAAATGGAAGCGATCGCGCGCCTCTCCAACGTTCGGACAGTCCGGCTCCCGGGTACTTTAGGCATTCACGAAGAAAATGCAGCCAGCGTTGCTCAAGCGATCCTGAGTTTTGTTTAG
- a CDS encoding transposase family protein, whose amino-acid sequence MAHDWVHRLQPVLEAALGQKMALPERKLNSIEAFLVRYPKVKRVMIDGTERPIQRPKNPEKQKLNYSLKKKRHNRKHLAAVDEKKRVLVLTQAREGKIHDKRAHDEDDIARSIPEEIPIEVDSGFLGLQKQDDNIHLPHRKPKGGELDETQKEENRLLSSSRVVGENAFAGVKRYDAVSQIYRNRILDFDDRLMLTAAGLWNWYLMAA is encoded by the coding sequence GTGGCTCATGATTGGGTACATAGATTACAGCCAGTATTAGAAGCAGCTTTAGGTCAGAAAATGGCTTTACCAGAACGAAAGTTAAATAGTATTGAAGCCTTTCTCGTAAGATATCCCAAGGTAAAAAGAGTGATGATTGATGGAACAGAAAGACCGATTCAAAGACCCAAAAATCCAGAAAAACAAAAACTTAACTATTCGCTTAAGAAGAAACGCCACAATCGAAAACATCTAGCAGCAGTAGACGAGAAAAAAAGAGTTTTAGTTCTGACTCAAGCCAGAGAAGGAAAAATACATGACAAACGCGCTCATGATGAAGATGATATTGCACGAAGTATTCCAGAAGAGATTCCGATTGAAGTAGATTCAGGATTTCTGGGATTACAAAAACAGGATGACAACATCCATCTACCTCATCGAAAGCCCAAAGGAGGTGAACTAGATGAAACTCAAAAAGAAGAAAATCGCCTTTTAAGTAGTTCTCGTGTTGTTGGTGAAAATGCCTTTGCAGGAGTCAAACGTTATGATGCTGTCAGTCAAATTTACCGCAATCGAATCCTCGATTTTGACGATCGGTTAATGTTAACCGCAGCAGGATTATGGAATTGGTATTTAATGGCAGCTTAA
- a CDS encoding urease accessory protein UreD, giving the protein MTTRPGSGWHGSLDLVYSCERDTTYLTHALVKAPLKVQRPFYPEGKSVCHSVILHTAGGIVEGDSLSQTIRLRENANTLITTAAAGKVYRSNGKLAKQIVRIKIESGACLEWVPQETIIFNGAIYQQDLRVELAPGASWLGWEITRLGRSARGEKFLEGNWRSHTEIWQQGQPLLIDRQWLPAGEAIINSSLGLAGQPIVASLIWIGKPVSQNIIERAQTLWSDKQYLGEAGVTQTQARGLLCRYRGSSTADVRNWFTGVWQLLRLSLMKRSVIKPRVWM; this is encoded by the coding sequence ATGACAACCCGACCAGGCTCCGGATGGCATGGTAGTCTCGATTTAGTCTATAGTTGCGAGAGAGATACTACTTATCTGACCCATGCTTTGGTTAAAGCTCCCCTCAAAGTGCAGCGTCCTTTTTATCCCGAAGGCAAATCCGTATGTCACAGCGTCATTTTACATACGGCTGGAGGAATCGTAGAAGGCGATAGTCTTTCCCAAACAATACGACTAAGAGAAAATGCCAATACTTTAATTACCACGGCGGCAGCTGGAAAAGTTTATCGCAGCAACGGAAAACTTGCCAAACAAATAGTTCGTATCAAAATCGAATCGGGTGCTTGTTTAGAATGGGTGCCTCAGGAAACGATAATTTTCAACGGGGCAATATATCAGCAAGATTTGAGAGTAGAATTAGCGCCTGGAGCTAGTTGGCTGGGATGGGAAATTACTCGCTTAGGACGCAGTGCCAGAGGCGAAAAATTTTTGGAGGGAAATTGGCGATCTCATACAGAAATCTGGCAACAAGGACAACCGCTGTTAATCGACCGACAATGGCTACCTGCAGGAGAAGCAATTATTAATAGCTCTTTGGGTTTGGCAGGACAACCAATCGTAGCGAGTCTGATCTGGATTGGAAAACCTGTTTCGCAAAACATAATAGAACGGGCACAAACCCTCTGGAGCGATAAACAGTATCTGGGGGAAGCCGGAGTAACTCAAACCCAAGCACGAGGATTATTATGTCGTTATCGAGGCTCGTCTACAGCAGATGTCAGAAACTGGTTTACAGGAGTTTGGCAATTACTGCGTCTTTCACTTATGAAACGCTCCGTTATCAAACCCAGAGTCTGGATGTAA
- a CDS encoding Nif11-like leader peptide family natural product precursor, with the protein MSKKNVVALLEAGGQDKNIQAKYDAIKTKEEFVAQAVADGFVFTVEELDAILKETGDSFERTGNPAKRDIWWK; encoded by the coding sequence ATGTCTAAAAAAAATGTCGTAGCCCTTCTCGAAGCAGGCGGACAAGACAAGAATATACAAGCCAAATATGATGCCATCAAAACTAAGGAGGAATTTGTAGCACAAGCAGTAGCCGATGGTTTTGTGTTTACCGTTGAAGAACTCGATGCCATTTTGAAAGAAACTGGCGATTCATTCGAGCGGACGGGAAATCCAGCCAAACGGGATATTTGGTGGAAATAA
- the crcB gene encoding fluoride efflux transporter CrcB has translation MLAGLFHAWLSGLNKTLGLVFPSAPVIRASFAISLGAIPGALSRYYLTLFLARTLGTSFPFGTFVINITGALVMGFFVTLTLERTITSPDLRLLIAVGFLGSYTTFSTYALDTSVLLQSGNKGLALFYWLGSAVLGFLSLEIGSFLARKLP, from the coding sequence ATGCTAGCCGGTTTATTTCACGCGTGGCTAAGTGGGTTGAATAAAACGCTGGGTCTAGTATTTCCATCCGCTCCAGTGATTCGCGCTTCTTTTGCAATCAGCCTTGGTGCTATTCCCGGTGCTTTAAGTCGCTACTACCTAACCCTATTTTTGGCTCGTACTTTAGGAACAAGTTTCCCCTTTGGCACATTTGTTATTAACATTACGGGTGCCTTAGTGATGGGCTTTTTTGTCACCCTAACCCTAGAGCGAACTATCACTTCCCCAGACCTACGCCTGTTAATTGCTGTAGGCTTTTTGGGATCTTACACCACATTCTCTACCTATGCTTTGGATACTTCTGTCCTCTTACAGTCAGGAAATAAGGGGCTAGCGCTATTTTACTGGTTAGGAAGTGCTGTTTTAGGGTTTTTGAGTCTGGAAATCGGCAGCTTTTTAGCCAGAAAGCTCCCATGA